From Stenotrophomonas maltophilia, a single genomic window includes:
- a CDS encoding aspartyl/asparaginyl beta-hydroxylase domain-containing protein, protein MIVMMIVMAGMLIYISACILYVYRFRGQQRYQGFSQYLRKSWPVFAPLNCLLYMATAREARQPVLKPHYIEGIERLRRNWRRIRDEAMELHASGAFEAASAPGSAGHHDLGFRTFYKRGWRKFYLKWYADPHRSAERLCPATVRLLEGIPGIRAAMFSVLPAGAELSMHSDPLACSLRYHLGLDTPGTADCYICVDGHFITWRNGGDFVFDETYPHFARNDSTTNRVILMCDVERPMNLLGRAFNRLYARLAWAMTVPNTPEDRQGPISWLFARLAPLREVGVALKHRHRLVYTLLKYLLNASLLLFLFAAIIGVIGFLLRLFGLLGMS, encoded by the coding sequence ATGATTGTCATGATGATCGTGATGGCCGGAATGTTGATCTACATCTCGGCGTGCATCCTGTATGTCTACCGCTTCCGTGGACAGCAGCGATACCAGGGGTTTTCGCAGTACCTGCGCAAAAGCTGGCCAGTGTTCGCACCGCTCAACTGCCTGCTGTACATGGCCACGGCACGCGAGGCGCGGCAACCGGTACTGAAACCGCATTACATTGAGGGCATCGAGCGGCTGCGCCGCAACTGGCGAAGGATCCGCGACGAAGCAATGGAACTGCATGCGTCCGGCGCGTTCGAAGCGGCGTCGGCACCGGGGTCGGCCGGGCATCATGATCTTGGTTTCCGTACGTTCTACAAGCGCGGCTGGCGCAAGTTCTATCTCAAGTGGTACGCCGATCCACACCGGTCGGCAGAGCGCCTGTGCCCGGCCACGGTGCGGCTGCTGGAGGGCATACCAGGGATTCGTGCCGCGATGTTCTCGGTGCTGCCTGCGGGCGCGGAGCTGAGCATGCATTCCGATCCACTTGCCTGCTCCCTGCGTTATCACCTGGGACTGGATACGCCAGGCACGGCGGACTGCTACATCTGCGTGGACGGCCACTTCATAACCTGGCGCAATGGCGGAGACTTTGTTTTCGACGAGACCTACCCGCACTTCGCACGCAACGACAGCACCACGAATCGGGTGATCCTGATGTGTGATGTGGAGCGTCCGATGAACCTGCTGGGGCGTGCCTTCAACCGCCTCTATGCCAGACTCGCCTGGGCGATGACGGTGCCCAATACACCCGAAGACCGGCAGGGGCCGATCAGCTGGCTGTTCGCCCGTCTGGCGCCCCTCCGCGAGGTCGGGGTGGCGCTCAAGCATCGGCATCGCCTGGTGTATACGCTATTGAAGTACCTGCTCAACGCCAGCCTGCTGCTGTTTCTCTTCGCAGCGATCATTGGCGTGATAGGGTTTCTCTTGAGGCTGTTCGGCCTACTGGGGA